A section of the Pedobacter sp. HDW13 genome encodes:
- the prs gene encoding ribose-phosphate diphosphokinase, whose protein sequence is MINLDENFSPLGIENAVQFQSFVFAGGEPHIKISGSFDPASVVQITHRINSFNDLGLICTTVDALKRMGVKAIKLFVPYFPAARQDRVMIPGEPLTVKVYADIINALGLDNVTVFDPHSEVTPALLNNCTVTPNHVFIQKVVAQIGGEVKLISPDGGALKKIYKVSEFLGGAEVVECSKSRDVKTGKLSGFKVYADDLKGADCLIVDDICDGGGTFIGLAEELKNKNAGHLYLAISHGIFSKGFNELGKYFDQVFTTDSIKEIDHVVVTQLKLTDIL, encoded by the coding sequence ATGATCAACTTAGATGAAAATTTCAGCCCGCTAGGCATAGAAAATGCTGTTCAGTTTCAGTCTTTCGTATTTGCCGGTGGCGAACCGCACATTAAAATAAGTGGTAGTTTCGATCCCGCATCGGTTGTGCAGATTACACACCGCATCAATTCTTTCAACGATCTGGGTTTAATCTGTACTACTGTTGATGCATTGAAGCGGATGGGGGTTAAGGCGATTAAGTTGTTTGTTCCTTATTTTCCGGCTGCAAGACAAGACCGGGTAATGATACCGGGCGAACCTTTAACGGTTAAAGTTTATGCCGATATCATTAATGCACTTGGTCTTGATAACGTAACTGTTTTCGATCCGCATTCGGAAGTTACCCCTGCTTTGTTAAATAACTGCACAGTAACTCCAAACCACGTTTTTATTCAGAAAGTTGTTGCGCAAATTGGCGGAGAGGTAAAACTGATTTCTCCTGATGGCGGTGCCTTGAAGAAAATTTATAAAGTTTCTGAATTTCTCGGCGGTGCAGAGGTAGTAGAGTGCTCGAAGAGCAGGGATGTTAAAACCGGCAAATTATCGGGTTTTAAAGTTTATGCTGACGATTTAAAAGGGGCAGATTGTTTAATCGTGGATGATATATGTGATGGTGGGGGAACCTTTATAGGTCTCGCTGAAGAACTCAAAAATAAAAATGCAGGGCATTTGTATCTGGCCATTAGTCACGGGATTTTTAGTAAGGGTTTTAATGAATTAGGTAAATATTTTGATCAGGTTTTTACCACCGATTCGATCAAAGAAATTGACCATGTTGTTGTAACACAACTAAAATTAACAGATATTTTATAA
- a CDS encoding macro domain-containing protein: MKNIEYKKGDATNPSDNGNKIIVHICNNIGGWGKGFVLAISKRWKAPENSYRAWYLSKDNFNLGEVQFVQVEQDLWIANLIGQHKIIKDENGNAPIRYDAVEEGLRKVADFAGDLNASVHMPRIGCGLAGGEWGIIEPIIKETISKKDINTTVYDF, encoded by the coding sequence ATGAAAAATATTGAATATAAGAAAGGTGACGCAACAAATCCCTCAGATAACGGAAATAAGATAATCGTTCATATATGTAACAACATTGGCGGGTGGGGAAAGGGATTCGTATTAGCGATTTCAAAAAGATGGAAGGCTCCAGAAAATAGTTACAGAGCCTGGTATCTATCGAAAGATAATTTCAATCTTGGTGAAGTTCAGTTTGTACAGGTGGAACAAGATTTATGGATAGCCAATTTAATTGGTCAGCATAAAATAATTAAAGATGAGAATGGCAATGCTCCCATAAGATATGATGCCGTAGAAGAAGGCTTAAGAAAGGTTGCAGATTTTGCAGGTGACCTTAATGCCTCGGTCCACATGCCAAGAATAGGATGTGGTTTAGCAGGAGGAGAATGGGGAATAATTGAGCCAATTATTAAAGAAACAATTTCGAAGAAAGATATTAATACAACAGTTTACGATTTTTAA
- a CDS encoding NUDIX domain-containing protein, translated as MINQNIKIAVDAIVFGYEKNVLYVLAVQQKYGVFKDRWVLPGGFIKDDESLIDAVKRELQEEAGIGVNYLEQLSTFGDEVNRDSRGRVISVAYFALVNPQNFMLKADTDAKDARWFPVNVIPVLGYDHNEMVRLAHQRLKAKLTYQPIGFDLLDDEFLFSDLENLYCSILERDIDRRNFRKKILSFGIIKETDKVVKTSSSGRPGKLFKFDKAKYDQLLQEDFQFEIKFA; from the coding sequence ATGATCAATCAGAATATTAAAATCGCTGTCGACGCTATTGTTTTTGGCTACGAGAAAAACGTGCTTTACGTTTTGGCCGTTCAACAAAAATACGGGGTGTTTAAAGATAGGTGGGTTTTGCCCGGCGGTTTTATCAAAGATGATGAATCACTAATTGATGCAGTTAAACGGGAATTGCAGGAAGAGGCAGGTATCGGTGTAAATTATTTAGAGCAACTAAGCACATTTGGCGATGAGGTAAATCGCGATTCCCGCGGACGTGTAATATCTGTCGCTTATTTTGCCCTGGTTAATCCACAAAATTTTATGCTTAAAGCCGATACCGACGCAAAAGATGCGCGGTGGTTTCCGGTTAATGTGATTCCGGTGCTGGGCTACGATCATAATGAAATGGTAAGGCTGGCACACCAAAGATTAAAAGCTAAACTAACTTATCAGCCGATCGGTTTCGATTTGTTAGATGACGAATTCCTTTTCTCCGATCTTGAAAATTTGTATTGTTCCATTCTTGAACGCGATATTGACAGAAGAAATTTCAGAAAAAAAATTCTAAGTTTTGGTATCATAAAAGAAACTGATAAAGTTGTTAAAACGAGCTCCAGTGGCCGGCCAGGCAAGTTATTTAAGTTTGATAAAGCCAAATACGACCAGTTGTTACAAGAAGATTTTCAGTTTGAAATTAAGTTTGCGTAA
- a CDS encoding O-acetyl-ADP-ribose deacetylase encodes MILEVIKADITTIKADAIVNAANSSLLGGGGVDGAIHRKGGKAILEACMVIRNNKGGCKTGEAVITTAGNLPAKYVIHTVGPVWNGESEKKNILLANCYQNSLTLAVENGIKVIAFPNISTGIYHFPKDKAVDIAIASVNNFAEKEKIEKVIFVCFDDENYLLYEEKIKG; translated from the coding sequence ATGATTTTAGAAGTCATCAAAGCCGATATAACAACAATTAAAGCCGACGCAATTGTTAATGCCGCAAATAGTTCGCTGCTAGGTGGAGGCGGAGTGGATGGTGCAATCCACAGAAAAGGCGGCAAAGCAATCTTAGAAGCTTGTATGGTCATCAGAAATAACAAGGGTGGATGTAAAACCGGAGAGGCTGTGATCACAACGGCAGGCAATTTACCAGCAAAATATGTGATCCATACCGTTGGGCCGGTTTGGAACGGAGAAAGTGAAAAAAAGAATATTTTGCTCGCCAATTGCTATCAAAATAGTTTAACCCTTGCAGTAGAAAATGGCATTAAAGTTATTGCTTTCCCAAACATTAGCACAGGGATTTATCATTTCCCAAAAGATAAAGCAGTAGATATTGCCATTGCATCGGTAAATAATTTCGCTGAAAAGGAAAAGATAGAAAAAGTAATTTTCGTGTGTTTCGACGATGAGAATTACCTGCTTTATGAAGAGAAAATTAAAGGGTAG
- a CDS encoding nucleoside 2-deoxyribosyltransferase domain-containing protein: MKTVNPPQVISASDVSVFLAGTIDMGNADNWQQKFIDHASAEETLDHVIVFNPRRASWDHSWTQSIENAQFSEQVNWELDAMENADVILLFLEGNSKSPISMMELGLFADSGKLMVCCEDGFWRKGNVDIVCKRKGIDQYNTHDELSAAVIAKLKKLAKCT; this comes from the coding sequence ATGAAAACAGTTAATCCTCCTCAGGTTATTTCTGCATCCGATGTTTCGGTATTCCTTGCCGGTACCATTGATATGGGTAATGCTGATAATTGGCAGCAGAAATTTATTGATCATGCAAGTGCGGAGGAAACATTGGATCATGTAATCGTTTTCAATCCGCGCAGGGCATCTTGGGATCACAGCTGGACGCAGTCGATTGAAAATGCCCAATTTAGCGAACAGGTTAACTGGGAACTGGATGCGATGGAAAATGCAGATGTGATTTTGTTATTTCTGGAAGGCAATTCCAAATCACCTATTTCGATGATGGAGCTAGGTTTATTTGCCGATTCCGGTAAGTTAATGGTTTGTTGTGAAGATGGGTTTTGGAGAAAAGGCAATGTTGATATCGTTTGTAAAAGAAAAGGTATTGATCAGTATAATACGCACGATGAACTTAGTGCTGCTGTAATTGCTAAGCTTAAAAAGCTTGCAAAGTGTACGTAG
- a CDS encoding NADAR family protein, with product MKYDINWLLDIMSGSNPDFLMFWGHQRSKDGSVIKTCMSQWWASPFIENHITYQTAEHYMMAKKALLFNDQQVFEKILTKESPKDVKDLGRQIQNFNAEVWDAHKFDIVKQGNLLKFSQNEALKLFLLQIKSEILVEASPVDTIWGIGLAEDNANALIPKNWKGLNLLGFALMEVRDKIS from the coding sequence ATGAAATACGATATAAATTGGTTACTCGATATTATGAGTGGAAGCAATCCTGACTTTTTAATGTTCTGGGGACACCAAAGAAGCAAAGATGGATCGGTTATTAAAACTTGTATGAGCCAATGGTGGGCATCTCCATTTATTGAAAATCATATCACTTATCAAACAGCAGAGCATTATATGATGGCAAAAAAAGCTTTGTTGTTTAACGATCAACAGGTTTTTGAAAAAATATTAACAAAAGAGTCCCCGAAAGATGTAAAAGATCTGGGCAGGCAGATCCAAAATTTTAATGCAGAAGTCTGGGATGCGCATAAATTTGATATCGTAAAACAGGGCAACCTGCTTAAGTTTTCTCAAAATGAGGCACTGAAATTGTTCCTCTTACAGATCAAAAGTGAAATTCTGGTTGAAGCCAGCCCGGTTGATACAATTTGGGGAATTGGATTAGCGGAGGATAATGCCAATGCTTTAATCCCCAAAAACTGGAAAGGTTTAAATTTATTGGGTTTTGCCTTGATGGAAGTAAGGGATAAGATCTCCTGA
- a CDS encoding nicotinate phosphoribosyltransferase, with the protein MNPLLLTDGYKVDHRRQYPEHTTLVYSNWTPRKTRYEEINHVVLFGLQYFIKKYIIEEFDKNFFSQPKEEVLKKYARRINNYLGENQVGTAHIGALHDLGYIPMVFKSLPEGSKVPLRIPMFTMYNTLPEFFWLTNYFETLLSAVIWLPCNSATLALQYRGILERAAAETSSVPEFVNWQGHDFSMRGMGGIEAAVTSAAGHLLSFTGTDTIPAIDFLEEYYNANSDEELIGGSVAATEHSVMCMGTNTGELETFKRLIQEVYPNGIVSIVSDTWDLWKVLTEYLPQLKNEIVNREGKVVIRPDSGDPVDIICGNANGKDENERKGVIELLWDVFGGTVNAKGFKELVPQIGAIYGDSINLERASQICQRLKAKGFSSTNVVLGIGSFTYQYNTRDTFGFAMKATYGEVKGEGREIFKDPVTDDGTKKSAKGLLQIFKDANDEYQLKDQCTWEEERKGELKEVFRDGKLLIDQSLAEIRDRIRESQI; encoded by the coding sequence ATGAACCCATTATTATTAACAGATGGTTACAAAGTTGACCACAGACGACAATATCCTGAACACACCACATTAGTCTACTCTAACTGGACACCAAGAAAAACCCGATACGAAGAAATCAATCATGTGGTTTTATTTGGCTTACAATACTTTATCAAAAAATATATTATCGAAGAGTTTGATAAAAACTTTTTCAGTCAGCCTAAAGAGGAAGTTTTAAAAAAATATGCCCGCCGCATTAACAATTACCTGGGCGAAAACCAGGTAGGTACTGCCCATATTGGTGCCTTACACGATCTGGGTTACATTCCGATGGTATTTAAATCTTTACCAGAAGGATCGAAAGTGCCCTTGCGTATTCCGATGTTTACCATGTACAATACGTTACCTGAGTTTTTTTGGCTGACTAATTATTTCGAAACATTGCTGTCGGCAGTGATTTGGTTGCCTTGTAATTCTGCAACGTTGGCGCTTCAATACCGCGGCATTTTGGAAAGGGCTGCTGCAGAAACTTCGTCAGTGCCCGAATTTGTAAACTGGCAGGGACACGATTTCTCTATGCGCGGTATGGGTGGCATAGAAGCTGCGGTTACTTCGGCAGCTGGCCATTTATTGAGTTTTACCGGAACTGACACTATCCCGGCAATTGATTTTCTGGAAGAATATTACAATGCCAATTCGGATGAGGAACTGATCGGCGGTTCAGTTGCCGCAACAGAACATTCGGTAATGTGCATGGGAACAAATACCGGCGAACTCGAAACCTTCAAAAGGTTGATCCAGGAAGTTTATCCCAATGGGATTGTTTCTATTGTTTCCGATACCTGGGATTTATGGAAGGTTTTAACTGAATACCTTCCTCAGCTAAAAAATGAAATAGTTAATCGGGAAGGAAAAGTGGTAATTCGCCCCGATTCTGGTGATCCTGTTGACATTATCTGCGGTAACGCAAACGGTAAGGATGAAAACGAGCGGAAAGGCGTAATTGAGCTGCTTTGGGACGTTTTTGGAGGAACAGTAAATGCAAAAGGTTTTAAAGAACTTGTTCCACAGATTGGTGCCATCTATGGCGATAGCATTAATTTAGAAAGAGCCAGCCAGATTTGCCAAAGGTTAAAAGCAAAAGGTTTTTCTTCTACCAATGTGGTATTGGGTATTGGTTCCTTTACTTATCAGTACAACACCCGTGATACCTTTGGTTTTGCCATGAAAGCAACTTATGGAGAAGTAAAAGGCGAAGGTCGCGAGATTTTTAAAGACCCTGTTACCGATGATGGCACCAAAAAATCGGCCAAAGGTTTGTTACAGATTTTTAAAGATGCAAACGACGAATATCAGCTAAAAGATCAATGCACCTGGGAGGAAGAAAGGAAAGGCGAACTAAAAGAAGTATTCAGGGATGGAAAATTGTTGATCGATCAATCGCTGGCCGAAATCAGGGACCGCATAAGAGAAAGTCAGATATAG
- a CDS encoding L,D-transpeptidase family protein, translated as MKKFRFLILPFVLFISACGWFKSPPEIGKVLSEHFKNKMYKDFDTVAYDSIFVKTMDSLSGKFVNPKTIKAFYNNNYNEPKLVTRFYINGELDSLLAYLNESEAHGFNPKIFKGDEITDLLEVLTANKFKKVEESYPVIAKLELLSANAYLNYTNYLKFGVVNPRNIFSRYYIKVGRPDSAGMLQLLDGKNLVDNLKSAQPKSSQYKALQSAYLNANSDAEKRILLLNMERFRWQIPATGDNYVQVNIPDFRLTWLDNLDTVISMKVCVGGKRENGYEDKLKAFAISGNLDDKPKNHETPLLFSKINSIQANPIWNIPVSIAQSEIYWMARKDPFYLSNSNIRVYYKDKLIGEPDTINWNRYSRDKLPFKFKQGSGGGNALGKFKFIFDNSSSIYLHDTNNKNGFNLSNRAISHGCVRIEKPLEFAELLVQDSYTYDKLRAEVDLPPIDSTHVKWYKKRMAQKADTLKAFQLKPAWFAPKKSVPLIITYITAWAQNDKIEYRPDVYGMDEKLWAAMKKYR; from the coding sequence GTTAAAACAATGGATAGTCTTTCGGGCAAATTCGTTAATCCAAAAACCATTAAAGCATTTTATAACAATAACTATAACGAACCTAAGCTGGTAACCCGTTTTTACATTAATGGTGAGCTCGATTCGCTTTTAGCTTATTTAAATGAAAGTGAGGCGCATGGTTTCAATCCCAAAATATTTAAAGGCGATGAGATAACAGACTTATTGGAGGTGTTAACAGCTAATAAATTTAAGAAAGTAGAAGAGAGCTATCCGGTAATTGCAAAGCTCGAACTTTTATCGGCCAATGCCTACTTAAATTATACCAATTATTTGAAGTTTGGAGTGGTAAATCCGCGTAATATTTTCTCTCGTTATTACATCAAAGTTGGGCGCCCGGATAGTGCAGGAATGTTGCAACTTTTAGACGGAAAAAATTTGGTTGATAATCTGAAATCTGCACAACCAAAATCATCACAATATAAGGCTTTGCAATCTGCATATCTTAATGCAAATTCTGATGCAGAAAAGCGAATTTTATTGCTAAATATGGAGCGCTTCAGATGGCAAATTCCGGCCACAGGAGATAACTATGTGCAGGTAAATATTCCTGACTTTAGGTTGACCTGGTTGGATAATCTGGATACCGTAATTTCTATGAAAGTTTGTGTTGGCGGGAAACGCGAAAATGGTTACGAAGACAAGCTAAAAGCCTTTGCAATATCAGGCAATTTAGACGATAAACCGAAGAACCACGAAACGCCATTATTGTTTAGTAAAATTAATTCGATACAGGCTAATCCGATTTGGAATATTCCGGTAAGTATTGCCCAAAGCGAAATCTATTGGATGGCCCGGAAAGATCCTTTTTATTTATCGAACAGCAACATTAGAGTTTACTATAAAGATAAGCTGATAGGGGAGCCCGATACCATTAACTGGAACCGCTATTCGAGAGATAAATTGCCATTTAAATTTAAGCAGGGATCGGGAGGTGGTAATGCCCTTGGCAAGTTCAAATTCATTTTCGATAACAGCTCGAGCATTTACCTGCATGATACCAATAATAAAAATGGTTTTAACCTAAGTAACCGAGCCATTAGCCATGGTTGTGTGCGTATCGAAAAACCTTTGGAGTTTGCAGAATTGTTGGTTCAGGATTCATACACTTACGATAAGCTAAGAGCAGAAGTAGATTTGCCTCCAATTGATAGTACACATGTGAAATGGTATAAAAAACGCATGGCTCAAAAAGCAGATACACTTAAGGCCTTTCAGCTGAAACCGGCCTGGTTTGCGCCTAAAAAATCTGTACCTTTAATTATTACCTACATTACGGCCTGGGCACAGAACGATAAAATAGAATACCGGCCAGACGTTTACGGCATGGATGAAAAACTTTGGGCTGCCATGAAAAAGTATCGATAA
- a CDS encoding RNA 2'-phosphotransferase produces the protein MKRKLKGSIMDNKITKGISKLLSYILRHSPETIGLKLDENGWADVNELIAKFDLYDRRIDIEQLEYIVENNDKQRFAFNADKTKIRANQGHSIPVELNLNETEPLEYLYHGTVEEFLSDIKALGLQKMSRQHVHLSADKETATKVGGRRGKPVVLTIDSGAMYRAGYKFYLSENNVWLTDFVPAEYITF, from the coding sequence ATGAAGAGAAAATTAAAGGGTAGTATTATGGACAATAAAATAACAAAAGGCATAAGCAAACTACTAAGTTATATTTTGAGGCATTCGCCTGAAACAATAGGCTTAAAGCTCGATGAAAATGGCTGGGCAGATGTGAATGAGCTTATTGCTAAATTCGACCTTTATGATAGAAGAATAGATATTGAACAACTAGAATACATTGTAGAAAATAACGATAAACAAAGATTTGCGTTTAACGCAGATAAAACGAAAATCAGGGCAAATCAAGGGCATTCAATTCCGGTTGAGTTAAATTTAAATGAAACCGAACCCTTGGAATACCTGTATCATGGTACGGTTGAAGAATTCCTGTCAGACATTAAAGCGTTGGGCCTCCAGAAAATGAGCAGGCAGCATGTACATTTAAGCGCTGATAAGGAAACTGCAACCAAAGTAGGTGGTAGGAGAGGAAAACCTGTTGTACTAACCATTGATAGTGGGGCAATGTACCGGGCAGGATACAAATTTTATTTATCAGAGAACAACGTGTGGCTGACAGATTTTGTACCTGCTGAATACATAACATTTTAA
- a CDS encoding metallophosphoesterase family protein translates to MKRTLVIGDIHGGLKALIQLLERASVTKQDRLIFLGDYVDGWSESAQVIHYLLQLKDGHECVFIRGNHDVWCEDWLRSAVVDEIWYQHGGKETIESYAGIDIDEQKKHLTFFEQTEDYHVDEQNNLFIHAGFSSMHGPAKERYVSNYSWDRTLWEVALTMDNRIEKDSALYPKRLLLFNEIYIGHTPTLYYNVEVPMNGCNVWNMDTGAAFTGKLTCLDIETKQFWQSDTLQSLYPNEKGRN, encoded by the coding sequence ATGAAAAGAACACTGGTAATAGGCGATATCCACGGAGGTTTAAAAGCCCTGATCCAGTTGTTGGAAAGGGCTTCGGTAACTAAACAGGACAGACTCATTTTTTTAGGCGATTATGTAGATGGCTGGAGCGAATCAGCACAGGTAATCCATTATCTTTTGCAACTGAAAGATGGTCATGAGTGTGTTTTTATCAGAGGAAATCATGATGTGTGGTGTGAAGATTGGTTAAGGAGTGCTGTTGTAGATGAAATCTGGTATCAGCATGGTGGTAAAGAAACTATAGAAAGTTATGCCGGTATTGATATTGATGAGCAGAAAAAACACCTGACTTTTTTTGAGCAGACGGAAGATTATCACGTAGACGAGCAAAATAACCTATTCATCCATGCCGGGTTTTCGTCTATGCATGGGCCGGCTAAAGAGCGTTATGTTTCCAATTATTCGTGGGACAGGACCTTGTGGGAAGTGGCGCTCACGATGGATAATCGGATTGAAAAAGACTCTGCGTTATATCCTAAGCGGCTTTTACTTTTTAACGAAATTTATATAGGCCATACCCCAACGCTCTATTATAATGTAGAAGTTCCAATGAACGGTTGTAATGTTTGGAACATGGATACAGGAGCGGCATTTACAGGAAAATTAACCTGTTTGGATATCGAAACGAAACAATTTTGGCAGAGTGATACTTTACAAAGCCTGTATCCAAACGAAAAAGGAAGAAATTAA